One genomic region from Thermoleptolyngbya sichuanensis A183 encodes:
- a CDS encoding glycoside hydrolase family 13 protein, with protein sequence MSIHTPDWVKHAVFYQIFPDRFARSSQLHPVFSSAALEPWDAPPTFHGYKGGDLWGVVDQLDYLQNLGVTAIYFTPVFQSASNHRYHTHDYYQVDPLLGGNEALEKLLTSAHSRGIRILLDGVFNHSSRGFFFFNDILENGSRSPWVDWFRIHDWPLSAYDDEKPANYASWWGLRALPQFNHDNPAVREYLMQIGEYWIKRGVDGWRLDVPNEIKADGFWQEFRDRVKAVNPEAYIVGEIWEDARHWLDGTQFDGVMNYLFTAPTIAFAAGDRVDLPLVENRSYRPYPALDAVGYAAKIQELLDLYPWEIHLTQLNLLDSHDTARLISIAQGDRDSVKLATLLLLTFPGAPSIYYGDEVGLPGGSDPDCRRGFPTPDQWDRDALAYHRELIALRHSHPALRTGDYRILAAVGHCYVFSRTLGQDSLLVAVNAGLDPAEVTLTADTLPTNPVDRHLWGAGEFHITEGQLTLRLPGRSGLVLG encoded by the coding sequence ATGTCCATCCACACACCTGACTGGGTAAAACACGCCGTTTTCTACCAAATCTTTCCTGATCGGTTTGCCCGCAGCAGCCAGCTTCATCCGGTATTTAGCTCGGCTGCGCTAGAGCCGTGGGACGCACCGCCCACCTTCCACGGCTATAAGGGCGGCGACCTCTGGGGCGTAGTCGATCAGCTTGACTATTTGCAAAATCTGGGCGTTACGGCTATCTACTTTACGCCCGTGTTCCAGTCTGCCAGCAACCACCGCTATCACACCCACGACTACTATCAGGTCGATCCGCTGCTGGGGGGCAATGAGGCACTAGAGAAGCTGCTCACCTCTGCCCACAGCCGGGGCATTCGTATTTTGCTGGATGGCGTGTTTAATCATTCCAGCCGGGGATTTTTCTTTTTTAACGATATTTTGGAAAACGGGTCGCGATCGCCCTGGGTAGACTGGTTCCGCATTCACGACTGGCCGCTCTCGGCCTACGACGACGAAAAGCCTGCCAACTATGCAAGCTGGTGGGGGCTGCGGGCGCTGCCCCAGTTTAACCACGACAACCCTGCCGTGCGGGAATACCTGATGCAAATTGGCGAATACTGGATCAAGCGGGGCGTAGACGGCTGGCGGCTGGATGTGCCCAATGAGATTAAAGCCGATGGGTTCTGGCAGGAATTTCGCGATCGCGTCAAAGCGGTCAACCCCGAAGCCTATATTGTCGGCGAGATCTGGGAAGATGCACGGCACTGGCTGGATGGTACGCAGTTCGACGGCGTGATGAATTATTTGTTCACTGCGCCGACGATTGCGTTTGCGGCGGGCGATCGCGTGGATTTGCCCCTGGTGGAAAATCGCTCCTATCGTCCCTATCCGGCGCTGGATGCCGTAGGCTATGCCGCCAAAATCCAGGAACTGCTTGACCTTTATCCCTGGGAGATTCACCTGACGCAGTTGAACCTGCTGGATAGCCACGACACGGCTCGGCTGATTTCGATTGCTCAGGGCGATCGCGACAGCGTGAAGCTTGCGACCCTGCTGCTGCTCACCTTTCCCGGTGCGCCCAGCATTTACTATGGCGACGAGGTGGGGCTACCGGGTGGCAGCGACCCCGACTGTCGGCGCGGCTTCCCCACCCCCGACCAGTGGGATCGCGACGCGCTGGCCTATCACCGCGAACTAATCGCCCTGCGCCACAGTCATCCGGCCCTCCGCACGGGCGACTATCGCATCCTCGCCGCCGTGGGGCATTGCTACGTCTTCTCGCGCACGCTGGGCCAGGACTCGCTGCTGGTCGCCGTCAACGCTGGCCTCGACCCCGCCGAAGTCACCCTCACCGCCGACACCCTGCCCACCAATCCTGTCGATCGCCACCTCTGGGGTGCAGGCGAGTTTCACATTACAGAAGGTCAGTTGACCCTGCGGCTGCCGGGGCGATCGGGGCTGGTGTTGGGGTGA
- a CDS encoding cryptochrome/photolyase family protein, which yields MTIGIWVLGDQLWQRQAALQSRAEQAENTPVILIESLGWVRLRPYHKQKLVLVWSAMRHFAAELREAGWPVTYETAEDFESPLVGWIEANGITELRVMTPGDRPFLHLIQSLNLPCDLNLLPNNHFLWQDGDFAAWAKGRKNLLLEYFYREGRQRFGVLMEGKQPVGGAWNFDKDNRKPPKGKLNPPAPLEFEPDAMTREVMQQVRELDCPTYGELEPFRWGVGRSHALQVLDHFIATRLPTFGPYQDAMVTGEDTMWHALLSPYLNLGLLRPLEVIHAAERAYHKQALSLSSVEGFIRQVLGWREYMYGLYHHVEADYAQRNWFQHTQPLPAFFWDSTQTDMNCLRQTLRQVERTGYAHHIQRLMILANFSLIAGFSPQEVENWFHAAFIDAYDWVMQTNVIGMGLFADGGILASKPYAASANYVNKMSDYCKGCRYDPKQRTGKNACPFNFFYWDFLDRHRAQLKSQGRINLILANLDKMPPEELQAIRQHAKGWHEQHSYLV from the coding sequence ATGACCATTGGCATCTGGGTGCTGGGCGACCAGCTTTGGCAGAGGCAGGCGGCGCTGCAAAGCCGTGCTGAGCAAGCGGAAAACACGCCCGTCATCCTGATCGAGTCGCTGGGCTGGGTGCGGCTGCGTCCCTATCACAAGCAAAAGCTGGTGCTGGTGTGGTCTGCCATGCGCCACTTTGCGGCAGAACTGCGCGAGGCGGGCTGGCCCGTCACCTACGAAACCGCCGAAGATTTTGAGTCGCCGCTGGTGGGTTGGATCGAGGCGAACGGCATTACGGAACTGCGGGTGATGACACCGGGCGATCGCCCCTTCCTGCACCTCATCCAGTCCCTCAACTTGCCGTGCGATCTGAACCTGTTGCCCAATAACCACTTCCTCTGGCAAGATGGCGATTTTGCTGCCTGGGCCAAGGGTCGCAAGAACCTGCTGCTGGAATATTTCTATCGCGAAGGGCGGCAGCGCTTTGGTGTGCTGATGGAGGGCAAGCAGCCCGTCGGCGGCGCATGGAATTTTGATAAAGACAATCGCAAACCGCCCAAGGGCAAGCTGAACCCGCCCGCGCCGCTAGAATTTGAGCCGGACGCAATGACCCGTGAGGTGATGCAGCAAGTGCGGGAATTGGACTGCCCCACCTACGGAGAACTGGAGCCGTTTCGCTGGGGTGTGGGGCGATCGCACGCGCTGCAAGTCCTGGATCACTTCATCGCCACGCGCCTGCCCACCTTTGGCCCCTACCAGGACGCAATGGTGACGGGCGAAGACACCATGTGGCACGCGCTATTGTCGCCCTATTTGAACCTGGGGCTGCTGCGTCCGCTGGAGGTGATCCACGCCGCCGAACGCGCCTACCACAAACAAGCCCTCAGCCTCAGCAGTGTTGAAGGCTTCATCCGCCAAGTGCTCGGCTGGCGCGAGTATATGTACGGGCTATACCATCACGTCGAGGCAGACTACGCCCAGCGCAACTGGTTTCAGCATACTCAGCCGCTGCCCGCCTTCTTTTGGGACTCGACCCAGACCGACATGAACTGCCTCCGCCAAACCCTCCGCCAAGTCGAACGCACGGGCTACGCGCACCACATCCAGCGGCTGATGATCCTGGCGAACTTTTCGCTGATTGCTGGGTTCTCGCCGCAGGAAGTCGAAAACTGGTTTCACGCCGCCTTCATCGATGCCTACGACTGGGTGATGCAGACGAACGTCATTGGCATGGGACTCTTCGCCGATGGCGGCATCCTCGCCTCCAAGCCCTATGCCGCCTCCGCCAACTACGTCAACAAAATGAGCGACTATTGCAAAGGCTGTCGCTATGACCCCAAACAGCGCACGGGCAAAAACGCCTGTCCGTTCAACTTTTTCTATTGGGACTTCCTCGATCGCCACCGCGCCCAGCTAAAATCCCAGGGCCGCATCAACCTCATCCTCGCCAACCTCGACAAAATGCCCCCCGAAGAACTCCAAGCCATCCGCCAACACGCCAAAGGATGGCACGAGCAGCATTCTTATCTAGTTTAA
- a CDS encoding DUF3082 domain-containing protein produces MAEINPVQETAKKKPLPLVADETPPTPLRCWTGAAISGAIATALYFLTVSIHSTFAAKPLPAGNSLAVSIGSAVRTLVLGMSCLALVTFGIAAVGLVALGIQLLFQPKQSDA; encoded by the coding sequence ATGGCAGAGATTAACCCTGTTCAAGAGACTGCTAAAAAGAAGCCTCTCCCCCTAGTGGCAGATGAGACACCGCCGACCCCCCTGCGCTGCTGGACGGGGGCTGCTATTTCAGGGGCGATCGCCACTGCGCTTTATTTCCTCACCGTTTCCATCCACAGCACCTTTGCTGCCAAGCCGCTGCCTGCGGGCAATTCCCTGGCAGTGAGCATTGGCTCGGCCGTGCGGACGCTGGTGCTGGGGATGAGCTGTCTGGCGCTGGTGACGTTTGGCATTGCGGCGGTGGGGCTGGTGGCGCTGGGGATTCAGCTTCTATTTCAGCCCAAGCAGTCGGATGCGTAG